The genomic segment tatttagtctagcgtttgataattaatatcccccttagataaaggtacagatccaggggttcatagacgaagggttttatggtagactggggtgctggtgctgtcatcctgtcactgctcgtggtcactcaagtttgttgacggtgcagtggacggatgccattgtctcagaatgcccccaagcctagttaccttctggttctgccttttttagctaggctgtaataatttaacttagtgccggagttgctgccacactccagaaatgtttataattttacctgtcctgtacatgtcctcatacagagctaattttccctgtttcatttctccacatggctgcccgcctgcttgaggaataatgagatgaggagagacaagcgatccatcctgggccggccacctcctgcctaaccggatgcctacaccatgatggacattattacatcttttatattctgtctaaatggacattattgcatcttttacattctgtctacattctgtctatattgttgttgttgtcatggtgaccggtgtcggccagaggaggatgggctccccccctgagtcttggttcctctcaaggtttcttcctcatgcaaaaactagggagtttttccttgccactgtcgcccttggcttgctcactgggggctaggactcggcacttgtaaagctgctttgtgacaacaactgttgtaaaaagcgctatataaataaaatttgatttgatttgattttgatttgataaATCTGATCTCAGTCCTTTCGTTCCTTTAATAAAGACTTCTGTGTCCAGTATCCTTCTGACCCAAACACACCTGGGGGAAACACTTTTCTATGCATGTGTCTAAAAAGCTGAGGATGATACCCATTTGGGTGATGTTAAAAAAGTCACCCAAATGCACATTTCTAATGTATTCAGAAAACACATTTTGCTCATTGTAATAATCATTTAAATAGTAAATGATAATGAATAATGAAGTGCTGTTCTGCCTGATCTATACCACACAGTGCAATCAAAGCACTTGTTGTCAGAATGTAGTTTGTGTGAGATAGTGCTATACCAAATAAACATATTAATTGCAAGTATAAAAACAATACCTACACTGAACAGCAAAACACCTTTGATATAAAACGTATTCCTGTGTTGTCCTCACTATTACAGAACTGACCCAGTCCTTGTAGTAATTGTCACAATCATCTAAAAACAAAGACTGAAACTTCTGAAGAAAGAaggaaataaaaatgtttaaatgaaaaatccataaaaaataGTCTGACCAAATTAAGACATAGACTTTGTAAAACGTGAGACTAACAGAAGGACCCCCACCCCTTCTCCATTGCGGGCTGTGGTGAGTATCTCTggaagcagatgtgtgtgtacatatatttcACGTCTAAACCTAATCTACATTACAGTGACACGAGGACAGGAGGACAGGAGGACACATGGACATGGTCAGAAAACTGGGTGGCTCACTCTCTCCCTggcagtggcggagctagacttgttttcaaggggtggccaaagggtgagcaaggctttatcagaggggttcatatacaaatgatgaatgaaaggaaacacatattttctcttaaaatgaccatttccagtggggtggcagtaggggtggcaagggctccgttgggccccccccccccccatggctctgccactgctctctagCTCTCTAAAGGTAAAGGAATCCACTCCCCAataagaaaaaaacacacaccccGCCTTACACGTGACCTCACTCAAAACACACAATGCATACTCAAAACCTCACCCTGCATAACACAATGCAAATGCATCAAAGCAAAacaattatattatattaacaTAATGTTCAAATATAAGTACTTCAAAACCATGAACATATGTCAAACAAACACCATGCTCATTCACAATGCTCCCAGGAAGCAGTTTGGCTCATACAACTTCAATGGTCTAATGTTTCTAATCTTTTACCAGTATAATTGAGAAGAAGCGAAAGGCTTCGCAAAGCATGAACAGGAAAATAATCTCATGCTAAATAACTGAGATGCTAAAACTATTACAGGCATTTCCAGTTTGTAGAGTCTGTACGGTCTGCAGAGCTGGTGCCTTTTGTTTATATGGAAATGTTTGATGCAATATGTAGGCCTATTAACCTGATGTGTGACAGAGGTATCCCTTGAGTGATTTCTTCTAAAAAAGGGGGATGTATTGCTATGTGTTTCAGTAGTTAGATATACCTGTtctcagagccggagtggctaatcgggagattcgggaggattcccgatgggccggctcacgtcagtctctagtttgggccgattgggagggaaaaataattttgggccggatttggacatgaagtgtcccactccggccctgcctgTTCTTGTAGTCTTGAACTGTATAGtgaatgcatgcatgcatatatgtatcctgtgtgttctgctgtttagataTGCATGCTCATTAATTCTGTGTTAGTCATAGAGACCTGCTGTCACATCACACAACCAACCTGACTACAATACCCAGaattcctcactctccccagccTGAACATCCATAATAAGTTCATCCTTACCGGATGATTGATTTCACCTGCGTGTCTGTCCCCCTGTTATTTAAGCCCATTTCACTTAGTTGCGAAGTACTGCCTCATTATCATGTGTCCGTATCAAGCGTTTCCACGGCTACAGTTCTGGTTCCGACTTCTGCTTCTGTCCTGTTTTTTCGTCCCTAGCCTGCTCCCACGGATTTGGTTGCTCGGATACACCTGTCTTTACCCCTGCCTGTTCCCTGAGTTCTCTGTTTTCGGCCCAACTCAACATTTCTGTGTTCAAATTtgagagtgtggagagtgtgtgtagtcacacacacacacacacacacacacacacacacacacacacaaataagaaGCCTTTACAGTAATGCCAGAAGCTGGTTCTCAGGTCTGTGTCTGTAGCTTTGTTCCACACTCCCTCATGGAAACGTGATGGCACTGACACACTCTCACGTCCCTGCAGCAAGAGTTCACGTCCTACATGTCCGAGCAGACGCAGAAGCATCAGAGCACGATCGCTGCCCTGAGTGACCAGAGTCAACAGGAGCTGCAGGAGCtcggcagacagagagaggagacagtgcagaaatatgaggaacaggccagcggtgtgtgtgggttacGGGGTTTCAGTGGGTGGAGGTTGAAGAGgtataggggtgtgtgtatgtgtgtgtgtgtgtgtatggctgtATAAAATGTGAGGAATTTTTCTGTCTGGTGTGTACCAGGATTCATGCAGATAATTTTAAATACAGGAAGCCACACAAAACCTTATTAATGCtgttgtcttgtgtgtgtgtgtgcaatgtttACAGGATTAAAGATGATGATTTTGGAGAAGAAAAATGATTTGGCTCTGCTTAACCTTGAGATAGCTGAACTCAGAGAATTTAAGGTAGCCATGGAAACTTATTTTTTCTAGGCTGAATGTTTCCACCTTACCTACTTACATTTGCCTTTATTTAGCAATACAGAATTGAATATATCATCACCAAAATAGCCATTGTTTTCTAAAACAAATATGATCAGACTTCCCAAATAAGGGACACAAaagatttattatttattcaacaaatGTAAATTCTCTCTCCAAAAACTAAAATCTGCCAAGTGCAAAAGTATGTGAACTCTTAGTAGTTTGTGGCACTTCTttttgcagccattacttcaaccaaacaTCTTCTGTAACCACAACAGAGTGTCTCACATCTGCTTTTGGGGGATTTTTGCCCACTCCTCCTTGCAGAACTCAACCAGTTAAGACATGTTGGAGGGACATCTATCGTGTACCGGCCATTCTGATTTTGCCACAGTATTTATTTGGGATTGAGATACAGAAATTAACTGGGCCAGTCAAGCCATTCCctggtagttttgctggaatgcttTGGGTCGTTGTCTTGTTGCGTCATCCATTTCTGTCCCAGCTTCTGACTGATGGCAGGAGATTCTGGTCAAGAATTTGTTGATGGTCCTGGAAAATGATGGTTCCCTGGATAATATGGAGTCGTCCAGGTCTGGAGGCAGTAAAGCAGGTCCACaccttcacatttccaccaccatgtttcactattAGGAGGAGGTTCTTATCATTATATACAGTGTTGACTTTTCTCAAATCATGGCACCTGTGAATGTGGCCAAATTATTATATTTAGGATTCATCTGTCCAGAGCACTGACTTCCACAAAGCCTCTGGTTTGTTcaagtgctctctggcaaagtttaaacatgcaactttgttctttcttgagagcagatgcttccttctagcaactctcccatgaatgccATGTCTATTGATTTTTTGTACCTGAATTATTATTGTTCTGATGCTTCTTGGTGTGAGTTTTGATGGCTGTTCACATCtgggcagagttgtggtgatgCTGAGTGTCCTCCATTTGTAGATgatttgtcttacagtggatggatggagctggaatattttggagatggtcttgtagCTTCCCAGACTGATGGGCCGTCACCTTCTTCTTCCTGGTGTCCCCAgatgtctcctttcctctctgtgtattgttgatctgtgtgctttacGCAGATTAGGGTCGGtttcctctcccttttaatcaATGTGACTCAAATCTTTTCCCAGGGATGTATCATTTGATTGGTGTGCTTAACTGATTACTTAAGCACTCATGTGTTTCACCTGAGTCTTTTACCTAAATGACTTTACCaatgcagctgtggttcatttacttttgtACATGCTCTGATTCAATGTTCCATGTAGTCTGCTGGCAACTCAcacatttccctcaaaacaagtaaatggaattgatgaacatgtgtgtgtgtgtgtgtgtgtgtgtgtgtgtgtgtgtgtgtgtgtgtgtgtgtgtgtgtgtgtgtgtgtgtgtgtgtgtgtctgttctgtgttgtgtgtgcgtgtgtgaccaGTTGGGTCGTATAGCTGACCTGGAGCAGGAGGTGTCAGCCATGCGCTGCCGTCACTCTGACGCTCTGCAGGCTCTGAAGTCCGACTTCCTGATGGAGAAGGAGCGCTACGAGGCCCAGGCCAAACACAAGGTGCAGGAGCTCACTCTCTCCGCCAACAGGGTGAGTTTGGTACTACACACCAGAGTCCTCAAAAAGCAGCAACTGGTCATTCATAAGAGTAACACACCTAGGAAATAACAAAACGTTTACATTTGCACACAtctatatgcacacacactcacacatacacaaatacacacatgtacagttgtgatcaaatttattcaacccccactgaaataaagtgttttggccagtttgacattgattttgatcatttcagtcatcttatttacaattatatcaaagaggcacttataaattagacaaacataacataatatttatgatggaataaccacaaatgtctttactgtgctcacatcattatcagttttattcaaccccctagtgacattattttttagtacttagtacaacatccttttccagttatgacagctttcaagcgtgaagcatagcttgacacaagtgtcttgcagtgacctatgggtatcttagcccattcttcatgggcaaaagcctccagttcagtcacattcttaggcttgcgcactgcaactgccttctttaggtcccaccagaggttctcaattggatttaagtctggtgattgcgatggccactctagaatgttccagcctttcatgttcaaccatgctctagtggacttggatgtgtgcttcggatcattgtcctgttggaaggtccaacgtctcccaagccgcaggtttgtgactgactccatcacattttcctccaagatctcctggtactgaagggaattcatggtaccctgcacacgttgaagctttcctgtaccattagaagcaaaacagccccaaagcataattgaccccccgccatgcttcacagtaggcaaggtgttcttttgttcataagcctggttcttccttctccaaacatagcgctggtccattgtcccaaacagttctaatttagtttccaaaacctgttccaaaacctttgtggcttgtccacatgacttttggcatactgcagtcgacttttcttgttctttggagtcagcaagggggtgcgtctgggcgttctggcatggaggtcttcgttatgcagtgcgcgccttattgtctgagctgaaacttcagtgcccacatctgacaggtcttttttcagttccttagcagtcacgcggggatttttctccacattacgcttcaggtagcgcacagcagtcgcggtcaggatcttctttctgccacgaccaggtaacgtttccactgtgccctttaacttgaacttgcgaatgatacttcagatagtgtctcttggaatatttaacaacttcgcaatttttttatatccattgccattcttgtgaagagcaataacctcttctcttgtcttctgggaccattctcttgccttcaccatgcttggaaacacaccagtagatgtctagaaggagctgagtatcacagtccttttaaatctgcctaattggtgcttatcatgcttgattgctgctcgttgacatccacagatgttttcaatacctgatggaaaacactggaatgaacctctgttcttaggagtggtagtcgtaaaggggttgaataattgtgtcaatgaagaaatcacaaaaaggccatttaatactttatgacaaaaaaaattgatgctatcttagttgcatttagttctttaacaagtccttgtaagatttcattatgaacacaattacaaatgtgcactgaattccataaaacccttcgcagcattgggggttgaataaatttgatcacaactgtatgtataTGTTATATACAAGGCATGTATATATAGTATACATTCTTTATTCCTTTACAGTCTCATTATGACTTTCAACATTTTAttccatctcttcctctctctccccctctccatccctctctttctctcctaggAGGCATCTCGCTGTCTTCTCACTCACGTGCAGGACGTGACTCAGGAGAACCAACGTCTGCGTGAGGAGCTGCAGCAGTTGATTCAGAGAGCTAATGCACTGCGCAGCCACCAGATGGCGCTGCAGACTCAGCACAGACAGCTGCTTCTggagagagagcacaagaggGCGCTGGCACTATGAACACTACCAAAGGAGCAGCTGCTACCCAAATGAACTGAACTTTAGGTCGTTATGTTCCTCAAATTGAATTGACAGCATATTTAATCACTGAAAATGAAACTTAAATTGCCTGTCACTATAACGAAAAGATTCAAGTGATGTGTATTCATTCAGTGTTATTATATAAAGCACACTGCATATAATGCATGATAATGACTGGCTTTTTCCAACGCTAACAAAAAATAGCTTGACAAAATAATGGGTTTGAATTGAAGTTATTAGCTTGGTACACACTAAGTCAAAGAGTCAATTAGACACAAGGTTGGTTGCCTGTAGCACTGGCCTGTTACGGTGAAATACAATGCATCATGTGTGATCATACTTTGTGTAAACCGGAACGTTTATCCCTTGTCAGAATAAATAACAAGGAAGTGAAAGTAAAACTAAACCATTTAGGATTTCACATGGACATTAGTGGACATGAAGTACCTCTGAGAAGACGAGAAACGAACTTTACAGCCTTCTGAAAACCAGTAATGAGGAAAGTAAAGGTAAGCAGTTATACTTCAGCGTGCTGTAGCTCATCATTCAGATGTTTTGATACATGCGTAAAGAATTCAAAGCATATCAAGTTCGTTATAAGGGTGTTACCGTATATACATCTTGTTGCAATGTGAACAgtctaaatattttattaatattaataaatatcaATAATCCGAAACGTATGAAGTGAGTATAAAGAACTTGACTATACTGTAGATACTGGAAACACTTACTTTAAATACGTAACGAATCCACACTGAGTTATTAATGCAGTACAAATCAACTACTGCCATAAAAAGAAAGACTATCCAGGAGCCTGCGGAGGTGTATTACAGTTAGAATTTGTTATTTCTAGATGTAACGTACGACTATTAATAAGGTACATAGCGCATATACACCTGAAATGTCTAAAATATTCTACTGACTCTGTGAACCTTCGTACAGTCTCAGACATGGGCATAAAATAACGTCTGTTGCACTGTTAAATCATGTAAGGATCTATCAGTTCTCATCAAATACATGAAAATGAGGCCAAACGGGGTAGCCTGTAAAAGAAAATTTAAAATACGGTTCAAAGGACGATACCATTTATAGAAAATCACTGGGTAAAATCTTTCTAAAGCGAAGCTTTACAATAGCGATGACACTGTAAACAACCTACCTGCGTGTAGCGTTTATTATtcttaaaatgttttatattattgttgttgttgtaatgTTCTCGTATGTGTTACCTTTTCCTAGTTGTCTTGTAATCCTGCTCCAGAATATTATCCATTCGTTGTCTAGTGTAATCCCTATCTGCATTCTCTGTTTCAGTTTAGtgttttgttgtcttctttttaataaatacttattaacttgcatttgcgtcacCCCTGCCTATGACAGGTGTCGTGggaattttctggaaatggatgaggactcagacgtggttaaaattattaatttattaaaaggtataaatatataaacaggacaaagacagacacaaacatgagagtctcgtctagaacaagaactctgaaagcaagggggcagtcccccGGCTTATATACAATCCTAAATTCAAGCCGAGTTTCCAGTTTGTAGATAAATGTTGTCTCAGGAGCGCAAATGCCTTTTGTTTATGGATCTGAATATACAGTGCTGCCTGAAATTATTCATACGCCTGTTCACATTTTGACAAAGTTCATTTTATTCAAACATTGAACATTTCAGCACAACagtgacccaaaacacacagcaaAAGTGGTGAAGAAATTGTTACCGGACAAAAACATTAAGGTTTTGCAGTGGCCCAGCCAGAGTCCTGAAGAAATATGAGTGGGAAAAAATACCAGTGGAGACAGGCAAAAAGCTGGTCCACAATTATAGGAAGTGTTTCATTGCTCTAATAGCCAAAAGGGCATTATTGGAGCATTTTTACTTTCCATAGAGAAGGCAGATACTATAAGACACACAAATTAAAAGCAGTCTCTTAATGTGAAACAAAGTCATAGGTGCAAAGCactgtggttgaaattctgtaaacctcaaatggtgagcacaataagtcagaagcagttgagtaagataataaagtacaatgatttattaagCAAGTATGAATTAATCCAGAGATCTCCATTACACACATTCAAGGGAGTCTgcaaaagtcaaagtcaaatttatttatatagtgcttttcacaacacatgttgtcacaaagcagctttacaatcgtatgggtccagatccctaatgagcaagccaaggcaaggaaaaactccctatgatggtggggattaggaagaaacctcaggaagACCAaaattcaaaagggaacccatccttcattgggcggcccgttggcacaagtccgtggtcgtagggtggttctacagttctacagtaatagttaaggttctcattccccggccaagtagtcacagtcccttcggtgcagaAAGAGAGCTAATTACACTCTCACAAACCATAGTTTTATACTATTCtgctacatgattacatcattCTTCCGTGACACGAGTTAAGTTTGTGGCTCAGGGTACCCTCCCCTGCCAGGGTACCCGGGCCATAGCCTCCTTGTTCCTCCTGTTCGCCGGCATCAAGCACGTCAGAtatacaaatcaaatcaaatcaaagtttatttgtatagcgttTTTCACaccacatgttgtcacaaagcagttttacagtatttacaaggttaacaatagtatgggtccagaaccctaatgagcaagccaaaggcgacagtggcgaggaaaaactccctaagatagtggggaataggaagaaacctcgggagaaccaagactcaaaagggaacccatcctccattgggcggcccgttaacacacaaattacacaaaatatagacaaatacacaagtcacacacaaatcacacaatcagactaagtaaaaggtaaaaatgaaagttctgggtttttaTATtgacactgtaaatgtctgttgatgaacgccaggctttcattctgtgtcggagcagtgatgctggtattgtaggctccgactgcagtgtacTACCATTCTGACATCTGAAGCCCTTATCAACAGGTCAGAGACCTTCAAGACTCTATCTCCAACTCACGAGGAGTACTACTAGAAAgagtagacagagagagagactacaggCCTGCTGAGCCTATACTGACCAACGTGTCATAGGCCTGACATGTTTAATATACCTTAATAAAGTTATTTCCTTTCCACTTATTACTAATAGTGGTCAATACATATATGCAACGTCCATGCTTGATGTCCCCGTGCTGGGTCCGTGAGCTGACGTGGCAACTTCCAAGTCAGAGACTAAGTATAGATAAGTATAGATAAGAG from the Brachyhypopomus gauderio isolate BG-103 unplaced genomic scaffold, BGAUD_0.2 sc114, whole genome shotgun sequence genome contains:
- the LOC143497878 gene encoding coiled-coil domain-containing protein 166-like, whose protein sequence is MQQCGGGGRHHNVHGEHKDVYYTQTFKLRVEREQNKTTLTRTQNSRTRVGERHPGKAVTDLRGRSPGDEIPGWAGQSGNPASKGKQEFTSYMSEQTQKHQSTIAALSDQSQQELQELGRQREETVQKYEEQASGLKMMILEKKNDLALLNLEIAELREFKVAMEDQLGRIADLEQEVSAMRCRHSDALQALKSDFLMEKERYEAQAKHKVQELTLSANREASRCLLTHVQDVTQENQRLREELQQLIQRANALRSHQMALQTQHRQLLLEREHKRALAL